From one Tiliqua scincoides isolate rTilSci1 chromosome 14, rTilSci1.hap2, whole genome shotgun sequence genomic stretch:
- the LOC136634212 gene encoding calcium release-activated calcium channel protein 1 isoform X1: MVEVQLDTEHNYPPGLLIAFSACTTVLVAVHLFALMVSTCILPNIEAVSNVHNLNSVKESPHERMHRHIELAWAFSTVIGTLLFLAEVVLLCWVKFLPLKKPSDAKGNASSFTPGEAAAIASTSIMVPFGLVFIVFAVHFYRSLVSHKTDRQFQELNELAEFARLQDQLDHRGDALPPPGSHFA, translated from the coding sequence ATGGTGGAAGTCCAGCTGGACACCGAACACAATTACCCGCCGGGGCTCCTGATCGCCTTCAGCGCCTGCACAACGGTGCTGGTGGCCGTCCACCTCTTTGCGCTCATGGTGAGCACCTGCATCCTCCCCAACATCGAGGCGGTCAGCAACGTGCACAATCTCAACTCCGTCAAGGAGTCCCCCCACGAGCGCATGCACCGGCACATCGAGCTCGCCTGGGCGTTCTCGACAGTCATCGGGACTTTGCTCTTCTTGGCCGAAGTGGTCCTGCTCTGCTGGGTGAAGTTCTTGCCGCTGAAGAAGCCGTCCGACGCCAAGGGCAACGCCTCCTCTTTCACTCCCGGGGAGGCCGCTGCCATCGCCTCCACCTCCATCATGGTCCCCTTTGGGCTGGTCTTCATTGTGTTCGCAGTCCACTTCTACCGCTCGTTGGTGAGCCACAAGACGGACCGCCAGTTCCAGGAACTGAACGAACTGGCGGAGTTTGCCCGACTGCAGGACCAGCTGGACCACAGAGGTGACGCCCTCCCGCCTCCAGGCAGCCATTTTGCCTAA